In a genomic window of Jaculus jaculus isolate mJacJac1 chromosome 8, mJacJac1.mat.Y.cur, whole genome shotgun sequence:
- the LOC123462914 gene encoding non-histone chromosomal protein HMG-14-like, protein MPKRKVSSADGAAKDEPKRRSARLSAKPAPAKVEAKPKKAAGKDKPSDKKVQAKGKRGAKGKQAEVTKPETNGDLPAEKGEAKSEESPASEEAGEEEAKAE, encoded by the coding sequence ATGCCCAAGAGGAAGGTGAGCTCGGCCGACGGCGCAGCGAAGGACGAGCCCAAGCGCAGGTCGGCCAGGCTGTCCGCGAAACCGGCTCCTGCGAAAGTGGAAGCGAAGCCAAAAAAAGCAGCGGGAAAGGATAAACCTTCAGACAAAAAAGTGCAAgcaaaagggaagaggggagcaAAGGGCAAGCAGGCTGAAGTGACTAAGCCAGAGACTAATGGAGACCTACCCGCGGAGAAGGGAGAGGCAAAGAGCGAGGAGAGTCCAGCCTCTGAGGAAGCGGGAGAGGAAGAAGCCAAGGCTGAGTAG